A region of Phalacrocorax carbo chromosome 7, bPhaCar2.1, whole genome shotgun sequence DNA encodes the following proteins:
- the SEMA4B gene encoding semaphorin-4B isoform X2, giving the protein MAARPALPVLALSVLLLSAAQEPVPRVSLPYDSAERVVQRFEVPGVSNYTALLLSPDGGTLYLGARELLIAVNTSHFQPGAPARRLPWSADEEKKRQCVFKGKDLQRDCHNYIKMLLQLNSTHLYTCGTCAFSPACAYINVQHFSLERDTSGKVLLEDGKGRCPFDPEYRSTAVMVDGELYAGTVSNFQGNEPTIYRSQESRIALKTENSLNWLQDPVFVGSAYLRESLPAGNPEGDDDKVYFFFSETGKEFDYFENTIVSRIARVCKGDQGGERVLQRRWTTFLKAQLLCSHPEDGFPFNVLQDVFVLTPGELRWKETLFYGVFTSQWNKGGLGSSAVCAFPMHSVQQAFSGLYKEVNRETQQWYTDTGPVPEPRPGTCITSHTRHLKINSSLQMPDRVLNFIKDHFLMDSPVRSQPLLLQSHLRYQQIGVHRAQGLHGTYDVLFLGTDDGRLHKAVRVNRRVHIIEEIRLFPAGQPVLQLLLDHNQGLVYAATYTAVAQVSFANCSLYRSCGECVLARDPFCAWSRGACRRVTLHPSTHPQLWAQDIEDADTERLCQLANVSQPRPRVFLPPASGSPCQQIQLPLNAVRPLPCRLLSNLASRRWLHNGAPVNASYLVLPDGALILVGSPERAGTYECWSLEEGFRKLMASYCVDVQELAHGPLDRGRKVATSRDALETVSTSRSTSAVGSAAARLDGKTYWTEFLVMCVLFAAAVLVLALFLLHRHRDGMKALLEPSDPGRHQKTPRKPVESLPLNGSSLPSTVPEHKGYQALQDNYIVSTPTHEPPGPPRAFSESEKRPLHIRDSFVEVSPACQRPRVRLGSEIQDSVV; this is encoded by the exons atGGCGGCGCGGCCGGCGCTGCCCGTCCTGGCGCTCTCGGTGCTGCTGCTCTCGGCGGCGCAGGAGCCCGTCCCGCGGGTCAGCCTGCCCTACG ACTCAGCCGAGCGGGTCGTGCAGCGGTTCGAGGTGCCTGGTGTGTCCAACtacacagccctgctgctgagcCCGGACGGCGGCACCCTCTACCTGGGAGCGCGCGAGCTGCTCATCGCCGTGAACACCAGCCACTTCCAGCCCGGGGCGCCGGCTCGCAGG CTGCCATGGAGTGCGGATGAGGAGAAGAAGAGGCAGTGCGTGTTCAAGGGCAAGGACCTCCAG AGGGACTGTCACAACTACATcaagatgctgctgcagctgaacagCACCCACCTCTACACCTGCGGGACCTGCGCCTTCAGCCCGGCCTGCGCCTACATC AACGTACAGCACTTCAGCCTGGAGCGGGACACGTcagggaaggtgctgctggaggatgGGAAGGGACGCTGCCCCTTTGACCCTGAGTACCGGTCCACAGCCGTCATGGTTG ACGGCGAGCTCTACGCCGGGACTGTCAGCAACTTCCAGGGCAATGAGCCGACCATCTACCGCAGCCAGGAAAGCCGCATCGCCCTCAAGACAGAGAACTCCCTCAACTGGCTGCAGG ACCCGGTCTTCGTGGGCTCAGCCTACCTGCGGGAGAGCCTGCCCGCTGGCAACCCCGAGGGCGATGATGACAAGGTCTACTTCTTCTTCAGTGAGACTGGCAAGGAATTTGACTACTTTGAGAACACTATCGTCTCCCGCATCGCACGCGTGTGCAAG GGGGACCAGGGTGGGGAACGCGTGCTGCAGCGGCGGTGGACAACCTTCCTGAAGGCGCAGCTGCTCTGCTCGCACCCCGAGGACGGCTTCCCCTTCAACGTGCTGCAGGACGTCTTTGTGCTCACCCCAGGGGAGCTGCGCTGGAAGGAGACGCTCTTCTATGGGGTGTTCACCTCGCAGTG GAACAAGGGGGGCCTGGGCAGCTCGGCCGTGTGCGCCTTCCCCATGCACAGCGTGCAGCAAGCCTTCAGCGGGCTCTACAAGGAGGTGAACCGTGAGACGCAGCAGTGGTACACGGACACCGGCCCTGTGCCGGAGCCTCGGCCGGGCACG tgTATCACCAGCCACACGCGGCACCTGAAGATCAACTCGTCCCTCCAGATGCCAGACCGGGTGCTGAACTTCATCAAGGACCACTTCCTGATGGACAGCCCCGTGCGCAGccagccgctgctgctgcagagccacctGCGTTACCAGCAGATCGGCGTCCACCGCGCACAGGGCCTCCACGGCACCTACGACGTCCTGTTCCTGGGCACGG ACGACGGCCGGTTGCACAAGGCTGTGCGCGTGAACCGCAGGGTGCACATCATCGAGGAGATCCGCCTCTTCCCCGCCGGCCAGCCCgttctccagctgctgctggaccaCAACCAG GGCCTGGTCTATGCAGCCACCTACACAGCGGTGGCTCAGGTGTCCTTCGCCAACTGCAGCCTGTACCGCAGCTGCGGCGAGTGCGTGCTGGCACGGGACCCCTTCTGTGCATGGAGCCGGGGCGCCTGCCGCAGGGTCACCCTGCACCCCTCCACACACCCCCA GCTCTGGGCGCAGGACATTGAGGATGCTGACACGGAGCGGCTCTGCCAGCTGGCCAACGTCTCCCAGCCCCGTCCCCGTGTCTTCCTGCCCCCAG cctcgGGCTCCCCGTGCCAGCAGATCCAGCTGCCACTCAACGCGGTGCGGCCACTGCCATGCCGGCtgctctccaacctggcctcgCGGCGCTGGCTGCACAACGGGGCACCCGTCAACGCCTCCTACCTGGTGCTGCCCGACGGGGCCCTCATCTTGGTGGGCAGCCCTGAGCGGGCAGGCACCTACGAGTGCTGGTCGCTGGAGGAGGGCTTCCGCAAGCTGATGGCCAGCTACTGCGTGGATGTGCAGGAGCTGGCCCATGGGCCACTGGACCGTGGCAGGAAAGTGGCCACCAGCCGGGATGCCCTGGAGACCGTCAGCACATCCCGGAGCACCTCGGCAGTGGGCAGCGCCGCGGCCCGGCTGGATGGCAAGACCTACTGGACCGAGTTCCTGGTGATGTGCGTGCTCTTCGCCGCTGCTGTCCTTGTGCTGGCCCTCTTCCTCCTGCACCGGCACCGCGATGGCATGAAAGCCTTGCTGGAGCCCAGCGACCCTGGCCGGCACCAGAAGACACCCCGCAAGCCAGTGGAGAGCCTGCCCTTGAACGGCAGCAGCCTGCCCAGCACGGTGCCTGAGCACAAGGGCTACCAGGCCCTGCAGGACAACTACATCGTCAGCACCCCAACGCATGAGCCCCCAGGCCCCCCACGCGCCTTCTCTGAATCGGAGAAGAGGCCCCTCCACATCCGGGACAGCTTCGTGGAGGTGTCTCCCGCCTGCCAAAGACCCCGGGTGCGCCTGGGCTCCGAGATCCAGGACTCGGTGGTGTAA
- the SEMA4B gene encoding semaphorin-4B isoform X1 — MRVGCALRTVLGRGYGSAGTVLDVCYGLLIRRCVCAHSASGLQRPGGFAGGGGGPARPGMAARPALPVLALSVLLLSAAQEPVPRVSLPYDSAERVVQRFEVPGVSNYTALLLSPDGGTLYLGARELLIAVNTSHFQPGAPARRLPWSADEEKKRQCVFKGKDLQRDCHNYIKMLLQLNSTHLYTCGTCAFSPACAYINVQHFSLERDTSGKVLLEDGKGRCPFDPEYRSTAVMVDGELYAGTVSNFQGNEPTIYRSQESRIALKTENSLNWLQDPVFVGSAYLRESLPAGNPEGDDDKVYFFFSETGKEFDYFENTIVSRIARVCKGDQGGERVLQRRWTTFLKAQLLCSHPEDGFPFNVLQDVFVLTPGELRWKETLFYGVFTSQWNKGGLGSSAVCAFPMHSVQQAFSGLYKEVNRETQQWYTDTGPVPEPRPGTCITSHTRHLKINSSLQMPDRVLNFIKDHFLMDSPVRSQPLLLQSHLRYQQIGVHRAQGLHGTYDVLFLGTDDGRLHKAVRVNRRVHIIEEIRLFPAGQPVLQLLLDHNQGLVYAATYTAVAQVSFANCSLYRSCGECVLARDPFCAWSRGACRRVTLHPSTHPQLWAQDIEDADTERLCQLANVSQPRPRVFLPPASGSPCQQIQLPLNAVRPLPCRLLSNLASRRWLHNGAPVNASYLVLPDGALILVGSPERAGTYECWSLEEGFRKLMASYCVDVQELAHGPLDRGRKVATSRDALETVSTSRSTSAVGSAAARLDGKTYWTEFLVMCVLFAAAVLVLALFLLHRHRDGMKALLEPSDPGRHQKTPRKPVESLPLNGSSLPSTVPEHKGYQALQDNYIVSTPTHEPPGPPRAFSESEKRPLHIRDSFVEVSPACQRPRVRLGSEIQDSVV; from the exons ATGCGTGTCGGGTGCGCGTTACGCACGGTGCTTGGCCGAGGGTACGGAAGCGCAGGCACAGTGCTGGATGTGTGTTATGGATTGCTCATAAGGAGGTGTGTGTGCGCACACTCAGCGTCAG GTCTGCAGCGCCCGGGCGGCTTCGCGGGAGGCGGCggaggcccggcccggcccgggatGGCGGCGCGGCCGGCGCTGCCCGTCCTGGCGCTCTCGGTGCTGCTGCTCTCGGCGGCGCAGGAGCCCGTCCCGCGGGTCAGCCTGCCCTACG ACTCAGCCGAGCGGGTCGTGCAGCGGTTCGAGGTGCCTGGTGTGTCCAACtacacagccctgctgctgagcCCGGACGGCGGCACCCTCTACCTGGGAGCGCGCGAGCTGCTCATCGCCGTGAACACCAGCCACTTCCAGCCCGGGGCGCCGGCTCGCAGG CTGCCATGGAGTGCGGATGAGGAGAAGAAGAGGCAGTGCGTGTTCAAGGGCAAGGACCTCCAG AGGGACTGTCACAACTACATcaagatgctgctgcagctgaacagCACCCACCTCTACACCTGCGGGACCTGCGCCTTCAGCCCGGCCTGCGCCTACATC AACGTACAGCACTTCAGCCTGGAGCGGGACACGTcagggaaggtgctgctggaggatgGGAAGGGACGCTGCCCCTTTGACCCTGAGTACCGGTCCACAGCCGTCATGGTTG ACGGCGAGCTCTACGCCGGGACTGTCAGCAACTTCCAGGGCAATGAGCCGACCATCTACCGCAGCCAGGAAAGCCGCATCGCCCTCAAGACAGAGAACTCCCTCAACTGGCTGCAGG ACCCGGTCTTCGTGGGCTCAGCCTACCTGCGGGAGAGCCTGCCCGCTGGCAACCCCGAGGGCGATGATGACAAGGTCTACTTCTTCTTCAGTGAGACTGGCAAGGAATTTGACTACTTTGAGAACACTATCGTCTCCCGCATCGCACGCGTGTGCAAG GGGGACCAGGGTGGGGAACGCGTGCTGCAGCGGCGGTGGACAACCTTCCTGAAGGCGCAGCTGCTCTGCTCGCACCCCGAGGACGGCTTCCCCTTCAACGTGCTGCAGGACGTCTTTGTGCTCACCCCAGGGGAGCTGCGCTGGAAGGAGACGCTCTTCTATGGGGTGTTCACCTCGCAGTG GAACAAGGGGGGCCTGGGCAGCTCGGCCGTGTGCGCCTTCCCCATGCACAGCGTGCAGCAAGCCTTCAGCGGGCTCTACAAGGAGGTGAACCGTGAGACGCAGCAGTGGTACACGGACACCGGCCCTGTGCCGGAGCCTCGGCCGGGCACG tgTATCACCAGCCACACGCGGCACCTGAAGATCAACTCGTCCCTCCAGATGCCAGACCGGGTGCTGAACTTCATCAAGGACCACTTCCTGATGGACAGCCCCGTGCGCAGccagccgctgctgctgcagagccacctGCGTTACCAGCAGATCGGCGTCCACCGCGCACAGGGCCTCCACGGCACCTACGACGTCCTGTTCCTGGGCACGG ACGACGGCCGGTTGCACAAGGCTGTGCGCGTGAACCGCAGGGTGCACATCATCGAGGAGATCCGCCTCTTCCCCGCCGGCCAGCCCgttctccagctgctgctggaccaCAACCAG GGCCTGGTCTATGCAGCCACCTACACAGCGGTGGCTCAGGTGTCCTTCGCCAACTGCAGCCTGTACCGCAGCTGCGGCGAGTGCGTGCTGGCACGGGACCCCTTCTGTGCATGGAGCCGGGGCGCCTGCCGCAGGGTCACCCTGCACCCCTCCACACACCCCCA GCTCTGGGCGCAGGACATTGAGGATGCTGACACGGAGCGGCTCTGCCAGCTGGCCAACGTCTCCCAGCCCCGTCCCCGTGTCTTCCTGCCCCCAG cctcgGGCTCCCCGTGCCAGCAGATCCAGCTGCCACTCAACGCGGTGCGGCCACTGCCATGCCGGCtgctctccaacctggcctcgCGGCGCTGGCTGCACAACGGGGCACCCGTCAACGCCTCCTACCTGGTGCTGCCCGACGGGGCCCTCATCTTGGTGGGCAGCCCTGAGCGGGCAGGCACCTACGAGTGCTGGTCGCTGGAGGAGGGCTTCCGCAAGCTGATGGCCAGCTACTGCGTGGATGTGCAGGAGCTGGCCCATGGGCCACTGGACCGTGGCAGGAAAGTGGCCACCAGCCGGGATGCCCTGGAGACCGTCAGCACATCCCGGAGCACCTCGGCAGTGGGCAGCGCCGCGGCCCGGCTGGATGGCAAGACCTACTGGACCGAGTTCCTGGTGATGTGCGTGCTCTTCGCCGCTGCTGTCCTTGTGCTGGCCCTCTTCCTCCTGCACCGGCACCGCGATGGCATGAAAGCCTTGCTGGAGCCCAGCGACCCTGGCCGGCACCAGAAGACACCCCGCAAGCCAGTGGAGAGCCTGCCCTTGAACGGCAGCAGCCTGCCCAGCACGGTGCCTGAGCACAAGGGCTACCAGGCCCTGCAGGACAACTACATCGTCAGCACCCCAACGCATGAGCCCCCAGGCCCCCCACGCGCCTTCTCTGAATCGGAGAAGAGGCCCCTCCACATCCGGGACAGCTTCGTGGAGGTGTCTCCCGCCTGCCAAAGACCCCGGGTGCGCCTGGGCTCCGAGATCCAGGACTCGGTGGTGTAA
- the GDPGP1 gene encoding GDP-D-glucose phosphorylase 1, whose protein sequence is MAAAGEEPGDPSPEDFVYGEEDFVLQAAGWDGEPGSAPSRFDRALLQSWDDRMERGLFRYRLEPLPTRVLPGPMRLVAQLNVQRGTERRPPQAVRSLRQPFDPRAFNFTRLRPGEVLLRLRRAGGAGPAAPAARDPLLVAINASPLVRGHVLLLAEPARRLPQALTAPLLRAGLEAALLSAHPGFRVGFNGLGGCASVNHLHLHGFYVGRPLLVESAPAQELRPPGRLGLLRAVPAPAFLFYAAGPAGLEALARDVCRAAERLTDAGLAYNVFATRGDPPEGAAGGGGRGLRVLLWARRPSFGAKASEAFNVALCELAGYLPLPAAPLFRDITEAEALRAIREHLLPEPEMLRLGEELARLLAG, encoded by the coding sequence atggcggcggcgggcgagGAGCCGGGCGACCCGAGCCCCGAGGACTTCGTCTACGGGGAGGAGGACTTCGTCCTGCAGGCAGCCGGCTGGGACGGCGAGCCGGGCTCCGCGCCGTCCCGCTTCGACCGGgcgctgctgcagagctgggacgACAGGATGGAGCGGGGCTTGTTCCGGTACCGGCTGGAGCCGCTGCCCACCCGCGTCCTGCCCGGCCCCATGCGCCTGGTGGCCCAGCTCAACGTCCAGCGCGGCACCGAGCGCCGCCCGCCGCAGGCCGTCCGCAGCCTCCGGCAGCCCTTCGACCCCCGGGCCTTCAACTTCACCCGCCTCCGCCCCGGCGAGGTGCTGCTCCGCCTGCgcagggcggggggcgcgggcccggcggcgcccgccgcccgcGACCCGCTGCTGGTGGCCATCAACGCCAGCCCGCTGGTGCGGGGGCACGTCCTGCTGCTGGCGGAGCCGGCGCGGCGGCTGCCGCAGGCCCTCACGGCGCCGCTGCTGCGCGCCgggctggaggcggcgctgctCAGCGCCCACCCGGGCTTCCGCGTCGGCTTCAACGGCCTGGGCGGCTGCGCCTCCGTCAACCACCTCCACCTGCACGGCTTCTACGTGGGCCGGCCGCTGCTGGTGGAGTCGGCGCCCGCCCAGGAGCTCCGCCCGCCGGGCCGCCTCGGCCTGCTGCGGGCCGTGCCGGCGCCCGCCTTCCTCTTCTACGCCGCCGGCCCCGCAGGCCTGGAGGCGCTGGCCCGGGACGTGTGCCGGGCGGCGGAGCGCCTGACCGACGCCGGCCTGGCCTACAACGTCTTCGCCACGCGGGGCGACCCGccggagggggcggcggggggcggcgggcgggggctgcgggtgcTGCTGTGGGCGCGCAGGCCCAGCTTCGGCGCCAAGGCGAGCGAGGCCTTTAACGTGGCGCTGTGCGAGCTGGCCGGCTACCTGCCGCTACCGGCGGCGCCGCTCTTCCGGGACATCACCGAGGCCGAGGCCCTGCGCGCCATCCGCGAGCACCTCCTGCCGGAGCCGGAGATGCTGCGCCTCGGCGAGGAGCTGGCGCGGCTGCTGGCGGGCTGA
- the CIB1 gene encoding calcium and integrin-binding protein 1, with protein sequence MGGSASLLPQEVLSEYQELTFLSKQEILLAYKRFSELLPKEGRENACSARVPKSQILTLPELRANPFQHRICRVFSTSDNRDDSMSFEDFLDMLSVFSDSATLDIKSHYAFRIFDFNDDGILDKKDLKKLVNCLTGQGKESQLSNTEMEQLIKNILEESDIDKDGTINLSEFQHVISRSPDFASSFKIVL encoded by the exons ATGGGGGGCTCGGCCAGCCTGTTGCCGCAGGAGGTGCTGAGCGAGTACCAG GAGCTGACGTTCCTGAGCAAGCAGGAGATCCTGCT TGCCTACAAGAGGTTCAGTGAACTGCTGccaaaggagggaagggagaatgCCTGCTCCGCGCGGGTTCCCAAGAGCCAGATCCTGACGTTGCCTGAGCTGCGG GCAAACCCGTTCCAGCACCGGATCTGCCGGGTGTTCTCCACCTCTGACAACAGGGATGACAGCATGTCCTTTGAAGACTTCCTCGATATGCTGAGCGTCTTCAGCGACTCCGCTACCTTGGACATCAAATCCCACTATGCCTTCCGCATCTTTG ACTTCAATGACGATGGGATTCTGGACAAAAAGGATCTGAAGAAACTGGTGAACTGTCTGACAGGGCAAGGCAAGGAGTCCCAGCTGAGCAATACAGAGATGGAGCAACTCATCAAAAAC aTCCTGGAGGAGTCTGACATCGACAAGGATGGCACCATCAACCTCTCCGAGTTCCAGCACGTCATCTCCCGCTCCCCGGACTTTGCCAG CTCCTTCAAGATCGTCCTGTGA
- the IDH2 gene encoding isocitrate dehydrogenase [NADP], mitochondrial: MAARCLRAAPALSRLARCPLPAASVGQRRHYADKRIKVANPVVEMDGDEMTRIIWAFIKEKLILPNVDVQLKYFDLGLPHRDKTDDQVTIDSALATQKYSVAVKCATITPDEARVEEFKLKKMWKSPNGTIRNILGGTVFREPIICKNIPRLVPGWTKPITIGRHAHGDQYKATDFVVGKSGTFKMVFTPKDGSGVKEWEVYNFPGGGVGMGMYNTDESISGFAHSCFQYAIQKKWPLYMSTKNTILKAYDGRFKDIFQEIFDKHYKTEFDKLKIWYEHRLIDDMVAQVLKSSGGFVWACKNYDGDVQSDILAQGFGSLGLMTSVLVCPDGKTIEAEAAHGTVTRHYREHQKGRPTSTNPIASIFAWTRGLEHRGKLDSNPDLIKFAQTLEKVCVETVESGTMTKDLAGCIHGLANVKLNEHFVNTTDFLDAIKNNLDKALGKQ; encoded by the exons ATGGCCGCCCGCTGCCTCCGCGCCGCCCCGGCGCTGAGCCGCCTGGCccgctgccccctccccgccgcctccgTGGGGCAGCGCCGACACT ATGCCGACAAGCGGATCAAGGTGGCCAACCCAGTGGTGGAGATGGATGGAGATGAGATGACGCGGATCATCTGGGCCTTCATCAAGGAGAAG ctcATCCTGCCCAACGTGGATGTCCAGCTGAAGTATTTTGACCTGGGCCTGCCGCACCGGGACAAGACAGATGACCAGGTCACCATCGACTCGGCGCTGGCCACCCAGAAGTACAGCGTGGCCGTGAAGTGTGCCACCATCACGCCGGACGAAGCCAGGGTGGAAG AATTCAAGCTGAAGAAGATGTGGAAGAGCCCCAACGGCACCATCCGAAACATCCTGGGTGGGACGGTCTTCCGGGAGCCCATCATCTGCAAGAACATCCCCCGCCTGGTGCCCGGCTGGACCAAGCCCATCACCATCGGCAGGCATGCCCACGGCGACCAG TATAAAGCCACCGACTTTGTGGTGGGCAAGTCTGGGACATTCAAGATGGTCTTCACGCCGAAGGACGGCAGTGGGGTGAAGGAGTGGGAGGTGTACAACTTCCCCGGCGGCGGCGTGGGCATGGGCATGTACAACACAGACGAG TCCATCTCGGGCTTCGctcacagctgcttccagtATGCCATCCAGAAGAAGTGGCCTCTCTACATGAGCACCAAGAACACCATCCTCAAGGCCTATGATGGGCGCTTCAAAGACATCTTCCAGGAGATTTTTGATAA GCACTACAAGACGGAGTTTGACAAGCTGAAGATCTGGTACGAGCACCGGCTCATCGACGACATGGTCGCCCAGGTGCTGAAATCCTCCGGTGGCTTCGTCTGGGCATGCAAGAACTACGACGGGGACGTCCAGTCAGACATCCTGGCCCAag GCTTTGGCTCCCTGGGGCTGATGACCTCTGTCCTGGTCTGTCCGGATGGGAAGACCATCGAGGCTGAGGCGGCTCACGGCACCGTCACCCGCCACTACCGGGAGCACCAGAAG GGGCGACCCACCAGCACGAACCCCATCGCCAGCATCTTCGCTTGGACGCGTGGCCTGGAGCACCGGGGCAAGCTGGACAGTAACCCGGACCTGATCAA GTTTGCTCAGACACTGGAGAAGGTTTGTGTTGAAACGGTAGAGAGCGGGACGATGACGAAGGACCTCGCCGGCTGCATCCACGGCCTCGCCAA